Proteins encoded by one window of Arachis hypogaea cultivar Tifrunner chromosome 1, arahy.Tifrunner.gnm2.J5K5, whole genome shotgun sequence:
- the LOC112700799 gene encoding protein FAR-RED IMPAIRED RESPONSE 1-like, which produces MVHLIVKYRSLTDAAKAQINGLNECEISTAKTVRYMARMAGGYSLVSFLKKDSYNHIDKRRCVTIAKGDAKVALAYLEGKTESDPTTMAQYSLTDDGMLDTFFLANGGSRVDYQYFGDVFAFDGTYKKNKYRRPLVIFSEANNHRKTTIFGFGLVMDETFDSYKWILQNMLEVMCMKEPSVVVINGDEAMRKAMILVFPKATHCLCAWHFQKNITANVKEPLLRSRFNQWLYTNIEIREFLTEWDLAVEEFKLQDRL; this is translated from the coding sequence ATGGTGCATTTGATTGTAAAGTATCGGTCACTCACAGATGCCGCCAAAGCTCAGATAAATGGGTTGAACGAGTGTGAAATTTCAACAGCGAAGACTGTACGATATATGGCCAGGATGGCTGGAGGATATTCCTTGGTTAGCTTCTTAAAGAAGGATTCTTATAATCATATTGATAAAAGAAGGTGTGTTACGATAGCGAAAGGCGATGCAAAAGTTGCACTTGCATATTTAGAAGGTAAGACAGAATCGGATCCAACAACCATGGCACAGTACAGTTTGACAGATGATGGAATGCTAGACACTTTTTTTTTAGCCAATGGAGGCAGCCGAGTTGATTACCAGTACTTTGGAGATGTCTTTGCATTCGATGGAACATACAAGAAGAACAAGTATAGGCGGCCATTGGTAATCTTTTCAGAGGCCAACAATCACAGGAAGACCACCATTTTTGGTTTTGGTTTAGTAATGGATGAGACATTTGATTCGTATAAGTGGATATTGCAGAACATGTTAGAGGTGATGTGCATGAAGGAGCCATCAGTGGTTGTTATAAATGGGGATGAGGCCATGCGTAAAGCCATGATTTTAGTATTCCCAAAGGCAACCCATTGCCTATGTGCATGGCATTTTCAGAAAAATATTACAGCCAACGTGAAGGAGCCGTTGCTCCGATCACGATTTAACCAATGGTTATATACGAACATTGAGATTCGTGAATTCCTGACTGAGTGGGACCTAGCGGTTGAAGAGTTCAAACTTCAAGATAGGCTATGA